The Montipora foliosa isolate CH-2021 chromosome 1, ASM3666993v2, whole genome shotgun sequence DNA segment AACTAACTAATGAGATTGAGGCAGTCCTAGTCAAGGGCGGATTCAAGATGAAGGGTTGGTTCTATTCGAACGACAAAACAGCAAACGAAATGGCTTTAGAACCCAACCAGCAAAATTCATCAACCGAGAAAGTACTCGGCGTCATTTGGAGTACAGACAAGGATCAATTCCGGTTTAAAGTGGGAATAGACTTAACTCTGACGAAAGCCAAAGGACGCATCAAAGAAAACCCAACTACTGGCGAAATAACGAAGAGGATTATCCTCTCACAGATAAACCGCGTGTATGACCCTCTTGGTCTAGCAGCTCCCGTTACGGTAAGAGCGAAGATTTTGATGCGCCAGCTTTGGGCAACAGAAACGAAACTCGGCTGGGACGACCCTGTCCCTGAGAAGCAAAGGATTAACTGGCTGGTATTCTTCCAAGATCTGCGCAATATGGATCAAGTTATATTTCCAAGAAGCCTCAAACCATCAGGTACACTCGGTCTGCCGACTCTTATCATATTCAGTGACGGGTCAGACAACGCTTACGGAGCATGTGCTTACATCAGGTGGACATTACTGGACAACAAATTTGAAACCAGACTGATCATGTCAAAGAACCGACTCTCGCCAAACAGGAAATTATCGATCGATCGAATTGAACTTTGCGCGGCAGTCTTAAGCAAAAGGCTTAAAAACTTTCTGGACAAAGAATCCCGCTATAAGTTTGCGAAATACTACCATATAGTCGATTCTCAAATAGTGCACGGGATGATCCAAAAGGAATCTTACGGCTACAATACATTCGCCGCTACTCGCATCGGAGAGATACAGGAAGGTACCAATCCCCAAGACTGGTATTGGGTCGAGAGTGATAAAAACATCGCCGATTGGATAACACGAGGTAAGCGACCAAGCGATATCAAAAGCGAAAGCGACTGGCAAAAGGGACCTAGATTTCTACAACTCCCGGAATCAGAATGGCCAATAAGTAAAGTAGTCCATCACCCAGAGTTACCAATGAAAAGGGCATTAACAACACTTGCTGCAGAACAGGACTCGCTCGCGAGAAGAATTGATATAAACAGACATTCAAGTTACAACAAACTGTTAAGAGTAACAGCACGTGTATTAGCCATGTACGCAAGAGAACCAGTTAGTCTGAAGAATGCGACAAAGACCCTGACGCCGGACGATATTTCTAAAGCAGAAAGGTTTTGGATCATTGATGCGCAAAGAAAAATGCTTACAAACGTCAAAAAATCTAAACATAAGCGTTTGTGTCCAAAGCGCAGAGAAGATGGAGTAATAGTAGTTGGTCATCGGACCGGCAAATGGGTGCACTTGAGCTACGataagagagaagtgatcctcattCCTCGTGAGCATCGTTTCTCTAAGCTTTATGCGGAACATATACATCGAAAAGGTCACCATGGCGTGTCGACGACCGTAAGCAAAATTCGATTACGATTCTGGATTCCTCAGATTCATAACATAGTAAAGTCTATTAGATACAACTGCGTCACTTGCAAGAAACTGGACGAAAACCTCAACAAGCAGGTCATGGGACAGCTTCCAGAAGAGAGACTTATGCCCTCACCACCCTGGCATAGTACAGCCATCGACCTTTTCGGACCGTTTAAAATAAGAGACCAGGTAAAGAAGCGAACAATCGGAAAGTGTTATGGGGTATTGTTCAACTGTATGAGCACAAGAGCAGTTCATATTGACTTGGTAGGCGATTACAGTACAGAGGCATTTCTACTTGCGCTGAGACGGTTTACATCCCTCAGAGGATATCCTGCAAAGCTATACTCTGATAACGGTCCGCAGTTGGTAGCAGCTAGTGAAGAACTCCAGAATATGACGAAGAAATGGAACTTAAAAGAACTCGAAACATTTGGAGTGAACGAAGGATTAAAGTGGGAATTCGCATCCGCGGACGCACCATGGCAGAACGGAATATCAGAAGCCCTTATAAAATCGATAAAGCGAGCTATTACTACAGCGATCGGACAGAGCGTTATGACATTTCCAGAACTTCAGACAGTCGTTTACGAAGTATCTAATTTAGTCAACGAGAGGCCGATCGGTCGTCATCCAACTTCACCTGAAGACGGAGCATATCTCTGCCCGAATGACATCTTGT contains these protein-coding regions:
- the LOC137973728 gene encoding uncharacterized protein, with amino-acid sequence MDKALDALQIQRGDVTRPKGAVDVLIEYDYAGFHPVKERNVEHLMLLKNRFGRCIGGTHPSIREKNHKSAFDACTNHLKAVKIDDFYNIERLGVSCTPRCGGCKCGKCAPGTSDYTLKEERELHLIEKGLEFNEQEKCWIAEYPWIRDPHDLPDNKRAAFGRLLSTERRLLRNPEHSRVYQNQVEDMVERGVARKLSKQELENYKGPIHYISHHDVLKPDSKSTPVRIVFNSSANYMGHVLNEYWAKGPDLLNNLVGILVRFREHEIGFIGDVKKMYHTVKTKIIEQHTHRFLWRDMNTSRDPDTYVIQRVSFGDKPSGTIATVAMRKTAELSKENYPQAANTVISNSYMDDIVDSVRSDAQAKQLTNEIEAVLVKGGFKMKGWFYSNDKTANEMALEPNQQNSSTEKVLGVIWSTDKDQFRFKVGIDLTLTKAKGRIKENPTTGEITKRIILSQINRVYDPLGLAAPVTVRAKILMRQLWATETKLGWDDPVPEKQRINWLVFFQDLRNMDQVIFPRSLKPSGTLGLPTLIIFSDGSDNAYGACAYIRWTLLDNKFETRLIMSKNRLSPNRKLSIDRIELCAAVLSKRLKNFLDKESRYKFAKYYHIVDSQIVHGMIQKESYGYNTFAATRIGEIQEGTNPQDWYWVESDKNIADWITRGKRPSDIKSESDWQKGPRFLQLPESEWPISKVVHHPELPMKRALTTLAAEQDSLARRIDINRHSSYNKLLRVTARVLAMYAREPVSLKNATKTLTPDDISKAERFWIIDAQRKMLTNVKKSKHKRLCPKRREDGVIVVGHRTGKWVHLSYDKREVILIPREHRFSKLYAEHIHRKGHHGVSTTVSKIRLRFWIPQIHNIVKSIRYNCVTCKKLDENLNKQVMGQLPEERLMPSPPWHSTAIDLFGPFKIRDQVKKRTIGKCYGVLFNCMSTRAVHIDLVGDYSTEAFLLALRRFTSLRGYPAKLYSDNGPQLVAASEELQNMTKKWNLKELETFGVNEGLKWEFASADAPWQNGISEALIKSIKRAITTAIGQSVMTFPELQTVVYEVSNLVNERPIGRHPTSPEDGAYLCPNDILLGRSSTKVPNGPFNESADPRKRFYFIQNVVDAFWSRWTRDYFPSLLVRQKWHTCKGDVMVGDIVLIQDSNQIRGKWKLGRVIAANPGKDGKIRKVTIQYKNPAPNEKVGIYKGRGYSTIERPVQRLIVLVPFHDDEDSKDIK